The Gemmatimonadaceae bacterium region GGCTGTCGAAGCCGCGGCACCGGCCCCCTCGTCGGACACGCCCCCCTCGGCACCCGTCGCGGCCGCCCCGTCAGCGCCGCCCGCGCCGTCGCTCCCGGCAGACCGTCCGCGTCCGCGCCCGGTGGTGCCGGGCGCACCGCGTCCACGTCCGGTCGCCAGCGCCGGACCGAGCTTTGGCGGCGCGCGCCCGATCGCGTCCGCTGCCCCCGGTGGTGGCCTCTCGCAGGGCCAGCGCCGCGATGATCGTCGCCCGCCCATGCAGGGTGGTGGTGGCGGTGGTGGTGGCGGTGGGCAGCAGAGCACGGGTGCCGCAGCCCAGCAGGGCGGCGGGAACCAGCAGCGTCGCGGCAAGAAGGGCAAGCGCGGGGCCGTGGATCAGGAAGCGGTGACCGCGAACATCTCCAAGACCATGACGGCCCTGCGCGGTGCGCCGCAGCGTGGCCGCCCGGGTCGCCGTTTTGGCGCCGAAATGCGCGCCGAGATCGAGGAGCAGCGCCAGGCCGCCGCCGAGCGCGAGCGGAAGACCGTGCGCGTGAACGAGTTCATCACCGTCTCCGAACTCGCGCAGATCCTCGGCATCTCCGCCACGCAGATCGTCGGCTTTGCCTTCAAGTCGCTCGGCCTGATGGTCACCATCAATCAGCGCCTCGACTTCGACCAGATCGAACTGATCGCCGGCGAATTCGGCTTCCAGGCCGTCAAGGAAAGCGACTACGCCGCCGACCTCCCGGAAGAGCAGACGGAGGACAGCGACGAGGATCTCCGGCCGCGTCCGCCGGTCGTCACCATCATGGGTCACGTCGACCACGGCAAGACGTCGCTCCTCGACTACATCCGCAAGGCCAACGTGGTTGCCGGCGAAGCGGGTGGCATCACGCAGCATATCGGCGCGTACCACGTGCAGATCGGTGGCGGGCGTTCGATCACCTTCCTCGACACGCCGGGTCACGAGGCCTTCACGGCCATGCGTGCGCGCGGTGCGCAGGTCACCGACATCGTCGTGATCGTCATTGCCGCCGACGACCAGGTGATGCCGCAGACCGTGGAAGCGATCTCGCACGCCAAGAGCGCCGGCGTGCCGATCATCATCGCCATCAACAAGGTCGATCTCCCCACGGCGAACATCGCCAAGGTGAAGCAAGACCTGCTGCAGCATGACGTCGTGCTCGAAGAGTTCGGCGGCAGCGTGCTGCATTCGGAGATCTCGGCGAAGAAGGGCACGGGCGTGCCCGAACTGCTCGAACAGATCGCCCTGCAGGCCGACATCCTGGAGCTCACCGCCAATCCGTCGCGTCGCGCGACCGGCTCGGTGGTCGAAGCGCAGCTCGACCAGGGCAAGGGACCCGTGGCCACCGTGCTCGTGCAGAATGGCACGCTGCGCGTCGGCGACGACTACATCTGCGGCATTCACTCGGGGCGCGTGCGCGCGCTCCTCGATGAACGCGGCAAGCAGGTCAAGGAAGCGGGACCGGCGATCCCGGTGCAGATCCTCGGCCTCACCGGCGTACCGATGGCCGGCGATCAGCTCCTCGTCGTGGAAGACGCGACCGCCGCGCGCGAAATCGCGCAGCGTCGTGAGCGCCTCGATCGCGAAGCCAAGAGCCGCCGCACCACGCGTGGCATCGTCTCGCTCGAAGACTTCATGTCGCAGACCGCCGCCGGCCAGAAGCGCCAGCTGCGCCTGCTCATCAAGGCCGACCAGGGCGGTCCGGCGGAAGCGCTGGCCGACGCACTCGGACAGCTGTCGAATCCGGAAGTCCAGGTCGACATCGTGCACCGTGGTGTCGGTGCGATTGCCGAGAGCGACATCCTGCTCGCCAAGGCGTCGGGCGCCATCATCATCGGCTTCCACGTCCGCCCCGACAACAACGCCCGCAATGCCGCCGAGCGCGAAGGCGTGGACATCAAGCTGTATCGCATCATCTACGAGGCGGTCGCCGATGTGAAGGCCGCCCTCGAAGGGATGCTGCGCCCCGAAGAGCGCGAAGTGGTCTTCGGCGAAGCCGAGGTGCGCGAAACGTTCAAGGTCGCGCGCATCGGGACCATCGCCGGTTGCATCGTGCGCTCCGGGATCATCAATCGCCGGGGTCGGGTGCGTGTCATCCGCGACGGCATCGAGATCTACGATGGCGCCCTGGCGTCGCTGCGTCGCTTCAAGGACGACGTCAACGAAGTCAAGGAAGGCTACGAGTGCGGTATCGGCATCGAGAACTTCAACGACGTCAAGATCGGCGACGTGTTCGAGTGCTACCGGACCGAAGAAGTGGCACGTACCCTCGACCAGGCCAATAAGTCCTGAGGAGGGACCATGGGCGAACCGCGGCGTCCTGACCGCGTCGCCGAATCGATTCGCGAACAGGTCGCGACCTTCCTGTCGGAAGGCGCGAAGGATCCGCGAATCCGCGCGTTCGTCACCGTGACCGCGGTTGACGTGACGCGCGACCTTCGGCATGCCAACGTGTTCGTCTCCCTCATGGGAGACGACGCGGATGTAGCAAGCACCATGCAGGGGCTGGCCAGTGTTGCCAGTCACCTGCGCTCGGTCTTGGGCAAAACGCTGCGCCTGCGCTCGGCCCCGGAGATTCACTTCAAGGCCGACGAAAGCGTGGCGCGTGCCTCGCGCATTGAACACCTGCTCGCGCAGATCCGGAATGAACGCGAGCAGCGCGACGCCGACGGTGCACCGGAGTGATCTCCGGGCTTCTCTACGTCGATAAGCCAGCAGGAATCTCGTCGCACGATGTCGTGGGCGTCGTGCGACGGGCCGCCCGATCGCGCCGGGTGGGGCACGCCGGCACGCTGGATCCCTTCGCCACCGGGTTGCTGGTGATCGCAATCGGTCCATGCACGCGTCTCCTGCCGTACATCGTGGGCGAGCCGAAGTGCTACGAGGCCACCATCGCCTTCGGCACCGAGACGGACACCGATGATCGCACCGGTACCGTGGTGCGCACCGCACCGGCGCCCGACGCCGCCGTGCTGCGCGATCCGCAGCACGGCGATCGGCTGGCCGCCGAACAGCAGCTCACCGGCCAGATCGCCCAGGTGCCCCCGGCGTATTCCGCCAAGCATGTTGGCGGCCAGCGGGCCTACGATCTCGCGCGCAAAGGGCGCGAGGTCACGCTCGCACCGGTCATGGTGCACGTGATGGGCTGGGAATGGTGTGGCGCGACCGACAGCACGCTCGAGGTACGGATCACCTGTGGCGGTGGCACCTATATCCGCGCGCTGGCCCGCGACCTCGGGCGGGCGCTCGGCAGCGCGGCCCACTGTCAGGCACTGCGTCGCGTGTCGAGTGGCCCGGCGCATGTGCAGGACGCGGTGCCGTATACCGCGCTCGCGCCAGGGGCCATCGCCGACGGCACCGTCACGCTCCGGTCACCGCTCGAGGCCCTTGGTAGTGTGGCCCGTGAATCGCTGGACGACACGGATCTGATCGACCTGCGGCACGGGCGTCCGGTACGGGCCCGCCACGAGGGAGAGCAGGCCGCGTTTCTGCGCGGCACTGAGGTCATCGGCATGGGGCGGCGCAACGCCGCCGGCCGCTGGCAGCCCACGGTCGTGCTGCTGGGGGCGGAGGAGGCCGCGTCGTGAGCATGCAGATCCTCACCGGTCCGGACACCGAGCGTGGCGTGCAGCACGCGGAGGGCGCCGTCGTCACCGTCGGCACCTTCGACGGCGTGCATCGCGGGCATCATGACATCCTGCGGCGCCTCGTCGATCGGGCCGCCGCCGCATCGCTGCCGAGCGTGGTCATCACCTTCGATCCGCATCCGCTCGATGTCGTGAATCC contains the following coding sequences:
- the infB gene encoding translation initiation factor IF-2 codes for the protein AVEAAAPAPSSDTPPSAPVAAAPSAPPAPSLPADRPRPRPVVPGAPRPRPVASAGPSFGGARPIASAAPGGGLSQGQRRDDRRPPMQGGGGGGGGGGQQSTGAAAQQGGGNQQRRGKKGKRGAVDQEAVTANISKTMTALRGAPQRGRPGRRFGAEMRAEIEEQRQAAAERERKTVRVNEFITVSELAQILGISATQIVGFAFKSLGLMVTINQRLDFDQIELIAGEFGFQAVKESDYAADLPEEQTEDSDEDLRPRPPVVTIMGHVDHGKTSLLDYIRKANVVAGEAGGITQHIGAYHVQIGGGRSITFLDTPGHEAFTAMRARGAQVTDIVVIVIAADDQVMPQTVEAISHAKSAGVPIIIAINKVDLPTANIAKVKQDLLQHDVVLEEFGGSVLHSEISAKKGTGVPELLEQIALQADILELTANPSRRATGSVVEAQLDQGKGPVATVLVQNGTLRVGDDYICGIHSGRVRALLDERGKQVKEAGPAIPVQILGLTGVPMAGDQLLVVEDATAAREIAQRRERLDREAKSRRTTRGIVSLEDFMSQTAAGQKRQLRLLIKADQGGPAEALADALGQLSNPEVQVDIVHRGVGAIAESDILLAKASGAIIIGFHVRPDNNARNAAEREGVDIKLYRIIYEAVADVKAALEGMLRPEEREVVFGEAEVRETFKVARIGTIAGCIVRSGIINRRGRVRVIRDGIEIYDGALASLRRFKDDVNEVKEGYECGIGIENFNDVKIGDVFECYRTEEVARTLDQANKS
- the rbfA gene encoding 30S ribosome-binding factor RbfA, which encodes MGEPRRPDRVAESIREQVATFLSEGAKDPRIRAFVTVTAVDVTRDLRHANVFVSLMGDDADVASTMQGLASVASHLRSVLGKTLRLRSAPEIHFKADESVARASRIEHLLAQIRNEREQRDADGAPE
- the truB gene encoding tRNA pseudouridine(55) synthase TruB, encoding MISGLLYVDKPAGISSHDVVGVVRRAARSRRVGHAGTLDPFATGLLVIAIGPCTRLLPYIVGEPKCYEATIAFGTETDTDDRTGTVVRTAPAPDAAVLRDPQHGDRLAAEQQLTGQIAQVPPAYSAKHVGGQRAYDLARKGREVTLAPVMVHVMGWEWCGATDSTLEVRITCGGGTYIRALARDLGRALGSAAHCQALRRVSSGPAHVQDAVPYTALAPGAIADGTVTLRSPLEALGSVARESLDDTDLIDLRHGRPVRARHEGEQAAFLRGTEVIGMGRRNAAGRWQPTVVLLGAEEAAS